A stretch of Episyrphus balteatus chromosome 2, idEpiBalt1.1, whole genome shotgun sequence DNA encodes these proteins:
- the LOC129908265 gene encoding uncharacterized protein LOC129908265, with protein MDEDKTDVTTSELEDELLASSQETIVDSSETARSASAPKQPPHPGSTASTSSTSVPRPYKAQTNPSGSSATDKNLKTASLHRRVDFKRATFFLSKIAKNKEAGTPHEKDAADKIRYEKIVEEYNNLFVHPEKTAKRNRSLEEGNPPQKKAKTGGTKKKGPPQGAAQSRTLSEIVRDDLQVAIVDELSTDNKGLMSVWNSIEAKLSEMVFLYTLSANEGPYPSFDSGEMLRGYRVIKCEDGFSRDFLSKSVDEISTKWDGLKLKLIPAKEIPKQPLARIWLPLMSIKPSGTELIRSLQRLNPLIPMHDWAVIKTEEPQKNSASYLLRICEVSRGALEKADFKLRFGIRNAKIKILQSQEADPNLVEDIVEDDDTPKEAGFSGERLVTDDAESDIN; from the coding sequence atggaCGAAGACAAGACAGACGTAACAACATCCGAATTGGAGGATGAACTCTTGGCATCGAGCCAAGAGACCATTGTGGATAGCTCGGAGACTGCTAGAAGTGCTAGCGCTCCTAAGCAACCTCCACACCCCGGAAGCACAGCTAGTACAAGTAGTACCTCTGTGCCTCGACCATATAAAGCCCAAACAAATCCGTCGGGTAGCAGTGCTACCgacaaaaacctcaaaacagcGAGTTTGCATCGTAGAGTGGACTTCAAGAGGGCTACCTTCTTTCTTAGCAAGATTGCTAAAAATAAGGAAGCTGGAACTCCACACGAAAAAGATGCCGCTGATAAAATCAGGtacgaaaaaattgttgaagagTACAACAATCTTTTTGTTCATCCCGAAAAGACCGCCAAGAGAAATAGATCTCTTGAGGAGGGTAACCCTCCTCAAAAGAAAGCTAAAACCGGCGGCACCAAAAAGAAAGGGCCACCTCAGGGAGCGGCGCAATCGCGCACTTTAAGTGAGATCGTCAGGGACGATCTTCAAGTGGCGATTGTAGATGAGCTCTCCACTGACAACAAAGGTCTGATGTCAGTGTGGAACTCCATCGAGGCCAAACTCTCTGAGATGGTCTTCCTCTACACCCTATCGGCAAATGAGGGTCCCTACCCTAGTTTCGACTCTGGTGAGATGCTCAGGGGATACAGGGTAATTAAGTGCGAGGATGGGTTTTCTAGGGATTTCCTTAGTAAAAGTGTTGATGAGATCAGCACTAAATGGGATGGTTTGAAGCTCAAGCTTATCCCAGCTAAGGAGATTCCTAAACAACCACTGGCTCGCATTTGGCTGCCCCTCATGAGTATCAAGCCAAGTGGAACGGAGCTGATCCGCAGTCTTCAGAGGTTAAACCCGCTGATTCCGATGCATGACTGGGCAGTCATTAAGACTGAAGAGCCGCAAAAGAACAGCGCGTCTTACCTTCTGAGGATCTGCGAGGTTAGTCGTGGGGCTCTCGAAAAAGCCGACTTTAAACTCCGCTTTGGCATTAGGAATGCCAAAATAAAGATTCTGCAAAGTCAGGAAGCGGACCCTAACCTAGTTGAGGATATCGTCGAGGATGAC